Below is a genomic region from Luoshenia tenuis.
AAACGGGCGCAAGATATCCCCTTTTAAATACCCGTAAAAATGACCCGCGTGAGTAAAGAACGGACGGCCTTAAAGGCCACAAGCGCGGCCCGCGCGAGAAAATGATATGCCACAGCGCCCCATTGACATTTTATGGGAGCGTTCCCCAATATTCTACCATAAGGGCCGCTTTTCACCTAGCATTTTTTGCGCTATAGGGCGAGGGGGAACGGCGTTTGATATTTAGCTGGCAAAGGATTTGCTTTTGGCCGCGCCTGTGGTATCATAATAGGGTAGACGGGGTGTAAAGCCCCGAGAGAGAAAAAAGAGGGGGAAAAGAAAAATGGCACTTGTCACCATGAATTTTGAAAGCCAGTACCTGATGGTCAACCACGAGGTCAGCGTGATCCTTCCCGACAAGCCACGGGAACAATCCCCTGCCGATTTTTACGGCAGCGGCAAAAAGTACCCGGTGCTTTGGCTGCTGCACGGCACCTTTGGGGACCACAGCGACTGGCTGCGAAAGAGCATGATCGAGCTGTACGCCTGCGAGAACGACCTGATCGTGGTGATGCCCAGCGCGCTCAACAGCAATTACATGAACTGGAAGGGCTTTGGCACCGGCTTCTTTATGGAGGATTACCTCATCAAAGAATTGATGCCGCTGATCTATAACTGGTTCCCGGCCTCGGACAGCAAAGAGGACAACTTTATCGCCGGCCTCTCCATGGGCGGGGGCGGCACGATGCAGTATGCCTGCGCCTACCCGGAGCACTTTGCCGGGGCAGCCATCCTCTCGGCCGGGCCGATGGATTACAAGGCGCTTTTCGCCTGCCAACCGGGGGAGGAGGGCGACCCGTTTATGACCCGGTTCCGCGGGCGGGTGCAGACCCAGGTAGACCAGCTGGGCGGGCTGGACGCGTTTTTGGACAGCGCCTGCAACCCCTGGGATAAGCTGCCCGGGCTGATTGAAAAGGGGACGCTGCCCCGGCTGTATTTCGCCATCGGCAGGGAGGACTTTGGCTACCAGAACTACCTGAAGTTTAAAGATTATGCCGGCAAGATCGGGCTGGAGGCGACCTTTGAGGAGTTTGACGGATACGAGCACGAGTGGCGCTTTTGGGACTTGACCATCCAGCGGGCACTCAAGTTCTTCGGCTTTGACTCTCGGGACGCGGGCAATCCCTTTTAAGGGCAGGGGACGAAAAAAGCGGGCGGCGAAAGCCGCCCGCTTGGCGATTGAGAGGACGCTGCACGACGGAAAAAAGCGAAAAGCAGCCGCAACAGCAATGCCCAAGTTTTTAATGGAATCAGCCGTTCAACCCGGGAAAACGCTTGTATGGCGGCAGACAGCGACGGATTAATCTCTTTCAAACCCGATATACCTTGCGCTTTGATAGGTAAGCGTACCCTTATATCCCTTTTTCAGCTTCAGGTATTGGGGTTTGCTTACGCGCAGCTCAATTTGTCCGCCGCTTTCCAGGGCAAAGGTCACATAGTAGGTGATGCGCTTTTGCGCGCGCATCCCGGGGGCGGTATTTCGCTGGCGATAAACGTAATCTTCTTGAGCGCGCTTGTTGGACAGGGCCGCGCGAACCACGATGCGTGGCGCGCGTTTGTCTTTGAGCCAGCGCGCTGCCACATAAATAATTGAGAACCCCAGTATAGCGGCAAATAGCATCATGAATAAGGCGATAGAAAGATCCCTGGATGATTCAAAGAAAGGCATTTCGTCTCCTTCCGCACAATTTTCCAAGCGGCGTATGGCGTGCGCGCCAATGCGGTTTATAATCTGTCATTCCGAGCCTGGCGAGGAATCTCGGGGCAACCAATTGGTTGGGCCCGTGCCGCTGCGGTGCGGGTAAAGCGCGGCTAAAAGAGGATGCGGGAGATTCTTCGCGCGGGCTTTCGTCCCCCGCTCTGAATGACGGGGGAATAAAGGGGGCCTCGCATGATATGGGGACGGCGGTTTCGGGCGCGCCCCTCTCTATCCTTCCACCTCAAAGTCCTCCGCTTTGAGCAGCGGGCTTAGCTCCCCGGTGCAGTAGCAGTACAGCCGGTGCAGGGGACGGGTCATGGTCACGTAGAGCAGGCGCGCGTCCAGATCGCTGCCCGGGTAGCGCCCGGCGCTGACATCCGGGATGAGCACTGCGTCAAACTCCAGCCCCTTGGCCAGCGGGGCAGACACCACCATCACCCCGCCGGCATAGTGGGTATCCTTGGGGGTGAGCCGCTGTACCGGTTGGCCCAGCGCCTTTTGCAGGGCGCGGTGCAGCGGGCGGCACTCGTTTTCATCCCGGGCGATGACGGCGATGGTGCGGTACCCCTCATCCAGCAGGCGCTGGATACGGGCGGCCAGCGCCCCGCCAAGCGCCCGGGGTTTGACGAAGAAAAGCGCCGGGGCCTCCCCATGGCGCAGCACGGGCTGGGCCGCCACCATGCCGGGATAGGGCCGGCGGGCGCAGACCGTGCCCGCCAGGCGCATGATCTCCACCGTAGAGCGGTAGCTGGTGGTCAGCCCCAAAAAGGCGGGCGCGGGGTCGGAGAATACGGCGGACAGGTCCTCGCGCCAGGCGGTGGTGCCCCGGTAGGCGCGGATGCCCTGGGCCAGATCCCCAACCAGGGTGAAGGAGCTGTTGC
It encodes:
- a CDS encoding alpha/beta hydrolase; protein product: MALVTMNFESQYLMVNHEVSVILPDKPREQSPADFYGSGKKYPVLWLLHGTFGDHSDWLRKSMIELYACENDLIVVMPSALNSNYMNWKGFGTGFFMEDYLIKELMPLIYNWFPASDSKEDNFIAGLSMGGGGTMQYACAYPEHFAGAAILSAGPMDYKALFACQPGEEGDPFMTRFRGRVQTQVDQLGGLDAFLDSACNPWDKLPGLIEKGTLPRLYFAIGREDFGYQNYLKFKDYAGKIGLEATFEEFDGYEHEWRFWDLTIQRALKFFGFDSRDAGNPF
- a CDS encoding DUF2500 domain-containing protein; the encoded protein is MPFFESSRDLSIALFMMLFAAILGFSIIYVAARWLKDKRAPRIVVRAALSNKRAQEDYVYRQRNTAPGMRAQKRITYYVTFALESGGQIELRVSKPQYLKLKKGYKGTLTYQSARYIGFERD